One window of the Pedobacter ginsengisoli genome contains the following:
- a CDS encoding GntR family transcriptional regulator: protein MITIFEKIQELEEIPSFSKHEQFVQGIINAIDEKIISKGEALPSINVLIKKLGFARETIMKGYRELIGRGIVESKNRHGYFVANEHTEQTIRVALLMYLIDSFQEQFYRNFRNELGPNVHIDVFFHHGNITIFETMLHMIKGKYGVYVISPIPHPKTKHLLELLPINKLIMFDRYEDLDDEFNYITQEFEQSTYRILAELAETIKKFNELIFFHVPGSLDPVEIIKSFKKFTKDFKIKNRILNEYKPGSVEKGKVYFTLDNSEIWKIMKDCEIKQLELGKDIGILSHNDEVVKEIIGGGLTTYSADFSLMGKRVAQAILRKEKVQEIIPTILIRRKSL from the coding sequence ATGATCACCATTTTTGAAAAGATTCAGGAACTCGAAGAAATACCATCTTTTTCCAAACATGAACAATTTGTTCAAGGGATTATTAATGCAATCGATGAAAAAATCATCTCCAAAGGAGAAGCCCTTCCTTCTATAAACGTGCTTATAAAGAAACTGGGCTTTGCAAGAGAAACGATTATGAAAGGCTACAGGGAACTGATTGGCCGGGGAATAGTAGAATCAAAAAACAGACACGGCTATTTCGTTGCGAATGAACACACTGAACAAACGATCAGAGTGGCCTTATTAATGTACCTGATTGACTCTTTTCAAGAACAGTTCTATAGAAACTTTCGAAACGAGTTAGGACCTAACGTACATATAGACGTTTTTTTTCATCATGGTAACATCACTATATTCGAGACCATGCTCCATATGATTAAAGGCAAATACGGAGTCTATGTAATTTCACCTATCCCCCATCCTAAAACAAAGCATTTGCTGGAATTGCTGCCCATCAATAAACTCATCATGTTTGATCGTTATGAAGACTTAGATGACGAGTTTAACTACATCACTCAAGAATTTGAGCAATCCACCTACAGAATACTGGCAGAACTTGCAGAGACGATTAAGAAATTTAACGAACTGATCTTTTTTCATGTACCAGGCTCACTGGATCCGGTAGAAATCATAAAATCCTTCAAAAAATTCACCAAAGACTTTAAAATCAAAAACAGGATATTAAACGAATATAAACCTGGTAGTGTAGAAAAAGGGAAAGTTTATTTTACGCTGGACAATTCAGAAATCTGGAAAATAATGAAAGATTGTGAAATAAAACAATTAGAACTTGGCAAAGACATAGGTATTCTGTCCCATAATGATGAAGTTGTTAAAGAAATCATTGGAGGCGGATTAACTACCTATTCTGCTGACTTTTCCTTAATGGGCAAACGAGTAGCGCAGGCCATATTAAGGAAAGAAAAAGTACAGGAAATCATCCCCACAATATTGATTAGAAGAAAATCACTTTAA
- a CDS encoding solute:sodium symporter family transporter gives MNVIALITFIVITFLVGAISWLKTRRHKIKTSSGLFLADRSLSFVAVGTSLFFTNISAAEFVGSSESVYVNNMSVMAWGVSSVFAMVVISEFVIPVYLRGAMSTTPDFLENRYDSGTKKLVSFLFLISYVINLLPIVLYSGAVALNGLFHLSNIWDISYGSSIWILVWCIGLVGSLYSILGGLKAIVISDLVLGIFMFTGALLLAYFGLKHVGNGDSIQGINTILSSKKEHLNAIGTARDAVPFSTIFTGMILVNLFYWGTEQVIVQQALASSNLEASQKGIALACAGKLLGPLLFILPGIIAVHMYDNLPNTTEVFSRVVSDVSPPVLSGFIAAVIFGAAITSFSPALNSASTLFILNLYKPFQEKKNNIVSENDLLKKSRRFEMFASLLAMFIAPLIIFSSDNFYTFMQKMNAAFSIPIFTIMFVGFVTKKVPPIAAKIGLSFCFAGYILTQVFFDTGIHFLHILLILFVMTSAIMLAIGRLFPMQTPYKAQNKQVVDLKPWKNRHWINGLLLLFMILLFLVFSKIGIAKI, from the coding sequence ATGAATGTAATTGCCTTAATTACCTTTATCGTCATTACTTTCCTTGTCGGGGCGATTTCATGGCTCAAAACCAGAAGACATAAGATCAAGACCTCTTCGGGTCTTTTCTTAGCTGACCGAAGTTTAAGCTTTGTGGCCGTAGGTACCTCCTTATTTTTTACAAATATTAGTGCAGCGGAATTTGTAGGTAGCAGCGAATCCGTTTATGTCAACAATATGTCTGTAATGGCCTGGGGAGTGAGCTCGGTCTTTGCAATGGTGGTCATATCTGAATTTGTAATCCCTGTATATCTGAGGGGAGCCATGTCCACTACGCCTGACTTCTTAGAAAACAGATATGATTCCGGAACAAAAAAACTAGTATCATTTTTATTTTTAATCAGTTATGTCATCAATCTACTCCCCATAGTACTTTATAGTGGTGCTGTTGCACTCAATGGGCTGTTCCATCTTTCAAATATCTGGGACATTAGCTATGGAAGCAGTATTTGGATACTGGTTTGGTGCATCGGTCTGGTCGGCAGTTTATACTCGATTTTAGGGGGGCTAAAAGCCATTGTAATTTCTGATTTAGTATTGGGTATTTTCATGTTTACAGGTGCCCTCCTGCTTGCATATTTCGGACTTAAGCACGTAGGAAATGGAGATTCAATACAAGGGATAAATACTATTCTTTCTTCAAAAAAAGAACATCTTAACGCTATAGGAACTGCAAGAGATGCCGTACCATTCTCTACGATTTTCACAGGCATGATTCTAGTAAATTTATTTTATTGGGGCACAGAGCAGGTGATCGTTCAACAAGCGCTCGCTTCGTCGAATCTCGAGGCCAGTCAGAAGGGCATTGCACTTGCATGTGCAGGGAAGCTACTTGGACCATTACTTTTCATTTTGCCTGGTATTATTGCTGTACATATGTACGACAATCTACCAAATACCACCGAGGTCTTTTCCAGGGTAGTCAGCGATGTATCGCCTCCTGTTCTGAGTGGCTTTATTGCAGCGGTAATTTTCGGCGCGGCTATTACTTCTTTTTCTCCAGCACTAAACAGCGCCAGCACCCTGTTTATACTCAATCTTTACAAACCTTTTCAAGAAAAAAAGAACAACATCGTTTCTGAAAATGACCTGTTAAAAAAATCAAGACGTTTTGAAATGTTCGCCTCCTTACTGGCTATGTTCATCGCTCCTCTTATCATTTTCTCTAGTGACAATTTCTACACTTTTATGCAAAAGATGAATGCTGCGTTCAGCATACCCATCTTTACCATCATGTTTGTTGGCTTTGTAACCAAAAAAGTTCCGCCGATTGCAGCAAAAATTGGACTTTCATTTTGCTTTGCAGGATATATCCTGACACAAGTTTTTTTTGATACCGGCATTCATTTCCTTCACATATTACTCATCCTTTTTGTAATGACTAGTGCCATCATGCTAGCCATTGGAAGACTATTTCCTATGCAAACACCCTATAAGGCACAAAACAAACAAGTGGTCGATTTAAAGCCATGGAAAAACCGACATTGGATCAATGGGCTCTTATTATTATTTATGATCCTATTATTTTTAGTGTTTTCCAAAATAGGGATTGCAAAAATCTAA
- a CDS encoding RagB/SusD family nutrient uptake outer membrane protein — translation MKNKIFICCYILCVMITACKKDVLNKTPLDSYTDQSVWNDLSLAEAFTNNLYNVLPNAEHNWDNTTNRTWALSSASDEAYNKFDDYNASVMNSGSLTPDNLGNFDIWAPTFGIIQNCNIFLSKIDNVPGDQARRDRLKGEVTYLRAYAYFKLIRDYGGVPLIKEPFNLNSDFEKGRNTYDECSNFVSDELDKAAGLLKNGTTTYGRVTAAAALALKSTVLLYAASPQWNPTNDQAKWTKASDAAKAVIDLPFQLFKGNYADLFTTKNSELIMVRLTNKQYMWSAFQGVEMFLSPSGFHGWASFAPSQNLVNSFGMADGKEITDPASGYNPQQPYANRDPRFYQDIVYDGRPFGKPEFCKDRYNVGSTNAAEFYEGGLDSPQGWDKWNNSVTRYTFRKYCDTTYNFNDETQTNKFWVISRLSEIYLNYAEAQFYLGNNAKAIEYLDLIRERAGIKNKLPTTLSGTALENRIRNERQIELCLEGHRYYDVRRWKIANVTENKPLMGVIITKNGNGSKTYNYVQVQTRMFKPEHYLLPIPKSEMNRTKLTQNPNYTN, via the coding sequence ATGAAAAATAAAATATTCATCTGCTGTTATATCCTATGTGTGATGATAACAGCATGCAAAAAGGATGTGCTCAATAAAACGCCACTCGATTCCTATACTGATCAATCGGTATGGAACGACCTAAGTCTTGCCGAAGCATTCACAAATAATCTGTACAACGTATTACCAAACGCTGAACACAATTGGGATAACACCACCAACAGAACATGGGCCTTATCCTCAGCTTCTGATGAAGCATACAACAAATTTGACGATTACAATGCCTCGGTCATGAATTCAGGGTCTCTTACTCCTGATAACCTTGGTAATTTTGACATCTGGGCGCCTACATTTGGGATTATACAAAACTGTAACATCTTCCTATCAAAGATCGATAATGTTCCAGGTGACCAGGCAAGGCGAGACAGATTAAAAGGCGAGGTGACCTATTTAAGGGCCTATGCCTATTTTAAGTTGATCAGAGATTATGGTGGTGTTCCATTAATTAAAGAACCATTTAATCTGAACAGCGATTTTGAAAAGGGCCGTAACACCTATGATGAGTGCTCAAATTTCGTTTCTGACGAGCTGGACAAAGCCGCAGGATTACTTAAAAATGGCACAACGACTTATGGAAGGGTTACTGCAGCAGCCGCTCTTGCATTAAAATCGACAGTCTTATTGTATGCTGCCAGTCCCCAATGGAATCCTACAAATGACCAGGCAAAATGGACAAAAGCCTCCGATGCCGCAAAAGCCGTAATTGACTTACCATTTCAGCTATTCAAAGGCAATTATGCTGATCTTTTTACTACTAAAAATTCTGAATTGATCATGGTGAGGCTAACGAATAAACAGTATATGTGGAGCGCCTTCCAGGGTGTGGAAATGTTTTTATCCCCTAGTGGGTTCCATGGCTGGGCCTCATTCGCGCCAAGCCAGAACCTGGTGAATTCATTTGGGATGGCAGACGGAAAAGAGATCACTGACCCTGCCTCAGGCTATAATCCACAGCAGCCTTATGCCAATCGGGATCCACGCTTTTACCAGGATATTGTTTATGATGGAAGACCATTTGGAAAGCCTGAATTCTGCAAAGACCGGTATAATGTGGGCAGTACTAATGCTGCAGAGTTTTATGAAGGCGGTTTGGATTCACCTCAAGGTTGGGACAAATGGAACAATAGCGTTACCCGTTACACTTTCAGAAAATACTGCGATACCACCTATAATTTCAATGATGAAACCCAAACCAATAAATTCTGGGTCATCAGTCGCTTAAGTGAGATCTACCTGAATTATGCTGAAGCCCAGTTTTATCTTGGAAATAATGCTAAAGCCATTGAGTATTTAGATTTAATCAGGGAAAGGGCAGGTATTAAAAACAAGCTTCCTACTACCCTTTCAGGAACGGCTCTTGAAAATAGAATCCGGAATGAAAGACAGATTGAGTTGTGCTTAGAGGGGCATCGCTATTATGATGTCCGCCGGTGGAAAATTGCCAATGTAACTGAAAATAAACCATTGATGGGAGTAATCATTACCAAAAATGGTAACGGCAGCAAAACGTACAATTATGTTCAGGTGCAAACAAGGATGTTTAAGCCAGAACATTACTTACTCCCGATACCTAAAAGTGAAATGAACCGAACAAAATTAACTCAGAATCCAAACTATACAAATTAG
- a CDS encoding DUF4133 domain-containing protein, whose translation MNNSVYTINKGINKSIEFKGLKAQYIWYFAAGMLILMILFVLLYLMGFHSYFCLVFILVTGTILLVKVYGWSNTYGEHGMMKAIARRKMPKLIKNHSRITFQHLTITAHESQY comes from the coding sequence ATGAACAACAGTGTTTACACCATCAACAAGGGCATCAATAAAAGCATTGAGTTTAAAGGACTCAAAGCGCAATACATTTGGTATTTTGCCGCCGGGATGCTGATCCTGATGATCCTTTTTGTCCTGCTTTACCTCATGGGATTCCACAGCTATTTCTGTCTGGTTTTTATCCTGGTTACCGGAACCATCCTATTGGTAAAAGTTTACGGGTGGAGCAATACCTATGGCGAGCATGGCATGATGAAAGCCATCGCCAGAAGAAAAATGCCCAAGCTGATCAAAAACCATAGCCGGATTACCTTTCAACACCTAACTATAACTGCTCATGAAAGCCAATATTAG
- a CDS encoding DUF4134 domain-containing protein, producing MKVKLKRYYLNLKKYSALLLLSLIYLSSSAQDGNAGIQKANTEVRSYFQSGVQLMYAVGALVGLIGAVKVYQKWNGGDQDTSKVAAAWFGSCIFLVVVATIIKSFFGV from the coding sequence ATGAAAGTGAAACTTAAACGATACTACCTGAACTTAAAAAAATATAGCGCACTACTGCTGCTAAGCCTAATCTATCTATCTAGCAGTGCTCAGGATGGCAATGCCGGCATCCAAAAAGCAAATACTGAAGTCAGAAGTTATTTCCAATCCGGAGTTCAGCTAATGTATGCAGTAGGTGCCCTGGTAGGGCTCATCGGTGCAGTTAAAGTCTATCAAAAATGGAATGGCGGTGATCAGGATACCTCCAAAGTCGCAGCCGCCTGGTTTGGCAGTTGCATTTTCCTGGTCGTTGTAGCGACCATCATCAAATCTTTCTTTGGCGTTTAA
- a CDS encoding DUF4369 domain-containing protein gives MKKIFVIICLSTSSSLVFSQTNLEIVGSTTGVKDGTELSILKVQPKFTKPSSQQIKVLVNNGKFYFSTKQDGAEFYAFELLGKKEGFFLSPGKTEMSIPNRLINEAVILPKLYTGCIYLSRMSVYSNSTGSSRMAWLL, from the coding sequence ATGAAGAAAATATTTGTAATTATTTGTTTGAGTACATCATCAAGCTTGGTATTTTCCCAGACGAATCTTGAAATAGTTGGCTCAACTACAGGAGTGAAAGACGGCACGGAGTTATCAATTTTAAAGGTGCAACCAAAATTTACCAAACCTTCATCACAACAAATTAAAGTTCTAGTGAATAATGGCAAATTTTATTTTTCTACGAAACAAGATGGAGCAGAATTTTATGCTTTCGAATTGCTAGGTAAAAAAGAAGGTTTTTTCCTTAGTCCTGGAAAAACTGAAATGTCGATTCCAAATCGCCTGATCAACGAGGCTGTTATCCTCCCCAAATTGTATACAGGATGTATCTATCTTAGCAGAATGTCAGTATATTCCAATAGTACCGGATCTTCAAGAATGGCATGGCTGCTATAA
- a CDS encoding alpha-galactosidase — protein MSKKYFNFTCLIIMVYGTSMAQKQITVETKKNILVFSVDADQSLISSYFGKKIANKDEYATIPSLDKYTPGSDDLYNKREAYVASGSINLLEPALSVTHSDGNKSTVLAFQDLKVTEIDNNRKLTSIVVKDPKYNFQVTLNYLAYFDEDVIEQWAEIKHHEKRSIVLNKYASANLTLSGKKFYLKNQYSTALKEMRSEEQQLLHGLRTLDSKLGTRTNLLHSSSFMIAIDTPSAEDNGNIIAGSLEWTGNFKLDFETFDDYYLRITAGINNFSSNYTLKADETFTTPRFVYTYSSHGTGLASRNLQNWARKYQLLEGKGTRSTLLNNWETTYFDFNDEKLKSLVQDTKKLGVDVFLLDDGWFGNKYPRNGADAGLGDWQVNKQKLKNGISAIGKEATTNGIKFGIWLEPEMVNPKSELYEQHPDWIIRQPDRKEYYMRNQLVLDLTNKNVQNYIFNVIDETFTQVPGLAFIKWDCNSLIYNAHSPTLKNQDHFYIEYVRGLNNILERIRKKYPKVPMMLCAGGGSRVDYAALKYFTEFWPSDNTNAFDRIFIQWEYSYYFPSIAIDNHVTDMGAQPIKFKTDVAMMGKLGYDVNVHHLSKTDLLFSQNAVKVYNDFKDIVWHGQQYRLQDPYQNDVASISYVNDAKDQAIVFSYFIATRNATKQALPIVLKGLDENKRYKIEEINLYPDTKSPIDSTKIYSGDFLMNIGFNPQVGNRRTSVVIKLTAI, from the coding sequence ATGTCAAAAAAATATTTTAATTTCACCTGCTTGATCATCATGGTTTATGGAACAAGTATGGCACAAAAGCAAATTACGGTTGAAACAAAAAAAAACATTCTTGTATTCTCAGTTGATGCTGATCAGTCCTTAATTTCAAGCTATTTTGGCAAAAAAATTGCCAACAAAGATGAATATGCGACCATACCCTCTCTCGATAAATACACGCCCGGATCAGATGACTTGTATAATAAACGAGAAGCCTATGTTGCTTCTGGCTCAATTAATCTGCTGGAGCCCGCATTGAGTGTTACCCACTCCGATGGTAATAAGTCTACTGTCCTGGCCTTTCAAGATTTAAAGGTGACTGAAATTGATAACAATAGAAAGTTAACTTCAATTGTAGTAAAAGACCCCAAATATAACTTTCAAGTAACCCTAAATTACCTGGCTTATTTTGATGAAGATGTAATTGAGCAGTGGGCCGAAATTAAACACCATGAAAAAAGGAGCATCGTTCTCAACAAGTATGCATCAGCAAATCTTACCTTAAGTGGCAAAAAATTCTACCTCAAAAACCAATACAGCACTGCCTTGAAGGAAATGAGGTCTGAAGAGCAGCAATTACTTCATGGGCTTAGAACACTTGATTCTAAGCTGGGCACACGTACCAATCTCTTACATTCATCATCTTTTATGATCGCGATTGATACCCCTTCGGCAGAGGATAATGGCAACATTATAGCTGGCTCATTAGAATGGACGGGTAATTTCAAGTTAGATTTCGAGACTTTTGATGATTACTACCTGAGAATTACTGCTGGGATAAACAACTTTTCTTCAAATTACACCCTTAAAGCTGATGAGACCTTCACAACGCCCCGTTTTGTTTATACGTATTCCAGTCATGGAACAGGATTGGCGAGCAGAAACCTTCAAAATTGGGCTAGAAAATATCAATTGCTAGAAGGTAAGGGCACACGATCTACGCTCTTAAATAATTGGGAGACTACCTATTTTGACTTTAATGATGAAAAGTTGAAAAGTCTTGTTCAGGATACCAAAAAACTTGGAGTTGATGTTTTTCTATTGGACGATGGCTGGTTTGGAAATAAGTATCCCAGAAATGGAGCAGATGCAGGTTTGGGAGATTGGCAGGTCAATAAGCAAAAATTGAAGAATGGCATTAGTGCAATTGGCAAGGAAGCAACAACAAACGGGATAAAGTTTGGCATTTGGCTAGAACCTGAAATGGTAAATCCAAAAAGCGAATTGTATGAGCAACATCCAGATTGGATCATTAGACAACCAGATAGGAAAGAATATTACATGAGAAACCAATTGGTATTGGACTTGACGAACAAAAACGTGCAAAACTATATCTTTAATGTAATTGATGAAACATTTACTCAGGTTCCAGGCCTTGCTTTTATTAAATGGGATTGCAACTCTTTGATTTATAACGCCCACTCTCCTACCTTAAAAAATCAAGATCACTTTTATATCGAATATGTACGTGGATTGAACAACATATTGGAACGAATTAGAAAAAAATATCCTAAAGTTCCTATGATGTTATGTGCCGGGGGCGGTTCGAGGGTAGACTATGCTGCGCTTAAATATTTTACTGAATTTTGGCCAAGTGACAATACTAATGCTTTCGATAGAATTTTCATCCAGTGGGAGTATTCCTATTATTTCCCTTCCATTGCCATAGATAATCATGTCACTGACATGGGGGCACAACCAATAAAATTTAAGACCGATGTAGCGATGATGGGCAAGTTAGGTTATGATGTAAATGTTCATCATCTATCCAAGACTGACCTCCTATTTAGCCAAAATGCGGTAAAAGTATATAATGATTTCAAGGATATCGTTTGGCACGGACAACAATACAGGCTGCAGGATCCTTATCAAAATGATGTGGCATCAATTTCCTATGTTAATGACGCCAAGGATCAGGCTATAGTGTTCAGCTATTTTATTGCCACAAGGAATGCAACGAAGCAAGCCCTTCCAATTGTGTTGAAAGGTCTGGATGAGAACAAGCGATACAAAATAGAGGAAATTAATCTATATCCCGATACCAAATCTCCGATAGATAGCACTAAGATCTATTCCGGCGACTTCTTGATGAATATAGGATTCAATCCCCAGGTTGGTAACAGAAGAACCAGTGTTGTGATCAAACTTACCGCGATTTGA
- a CDS encoding DUF1896 family protein, with protein MKEQFKKQLENYLVQHNPELIISLQHRALDQYMEEKLARHLPQFNAFIVNGKACDLISRVVMKVLTADLRPSKYDYLHNLLKEEFTEDYLRLRENGTLTQEIVQLIALCTPIFSSLHFSEAKLNDKLIRHAICWQIDQYLHTTKP; from the coding sequence ATGAAAGAGCAGTTTAAAAAACAACTCGAGAACTATCTGGTACAACACAATCCTGAGCTGATCATCAGTCTGCAACATAGGGCCCTGGATCAATACATGGAAGAAAAACTAGCAAGGCATCTTCCCCAATTCAACGCCTTTATCGTCAATGGGAAAGCGTGTGATTTGATTTCCCGTGTAGTGATGAAAGTGCTTACTGCCGACTTAAGGCCTTCTAAATATGATTACCTGCACAATCTTTTGAAAGAAGAATTTACAGAAGATTACCTGCGGCTTCGGGAGAATGGCACCCTAACCCAGGAAATTGTCCAGCTGATCGCATTGTGCACACCCATTTTCAGCTCCTTGCATTTTAGTGAGGCAAAACTTAACGACAAGCTGATTCGTCATGCGATTTGCTGGCAGATCGACCAATATCTACACACTACAAAACCTTAA
- a CDS encoding TraG family conjugative transposon ATPase: MNTKTPNLFDVLPIMGIENDCIISSQGDLTVVFQVELPEIFSLSDAEYESFHQSWVKAIKVLPQYSLMHKQDWFLQCAHQAQENLPGFLAESSAGHFQGRPFLQHECYLMLCKKPSGRKTSSSLFCNLLKKTIVPSEFLKPTAFDAFLGQVSQFKRILEDCGLIKLKRLKTPELESYRRKSGLIERYCSLSENPEEFLYKDISFDDSIQIGDQFALLYTLGDAADLPQVCGPRITYDKFSTDKTRFPIGFAGSLGLLLSCNHIYNQYLFIDDPQASLKKIESKRLRLQSLSGYSRENTIARDASNDFLNEAIIQQRLPLKAHFNILVWTNRKAELAELRNKVCAALAQMDAAAKPELIGAAQIWWAGIPGNAADFPMNETLDIFAEQACCFLNLESNYRSVKANQGIRFCDRLSGRPIYIDLFDEPRTSGIASNMGVLVCGSSGGGKSMTINHILSTLYQQGAHCVTVDIGGSYKGLCELVGGYYFTYTEDEPIRFNPFYLPEGNGLDTEKKESLKALLISLWKQEHDPFNRSEYVALSNALQGYYDELKKDQEIFPCFNTFYDFLQNKYAGLLQQHKVKDKDFDLDNFLYVLRPYYQGGEFDYLLNARGNLDLLQQPFIVIELDNIKDHPILFPVVTLIVMELFISKIRKLPGVRKILTIDEAWKAIAKSGMAEFLKYAFKTIRKFNGIPIVITQELDDLISSPVIKDAIINNADIKILMDMRKFLHKFDKLQSALGLSDKSKTILLSVNKDNREIFIEIGGQRAKVYKNELCPEEYYAYTTEGRERVLVSTSAEKHGSMEAGITALIKDKNNN, translated from the coding sequence ATGAATACCAAAACACCAAATCTTTTCGACGTACTGCCCATTATGGGTATAGAGAATGACTGTATTATTTCCAGTCAAGGAGACCTTACTGTGGTCTTTCAGGTAGAACTTCCAGAGATCTTCAGTCTTTCAGATGCAGAATATGAATCGTTCCACCAAAGCTGGGTTAAAGCCATTAAGGTATTGCCTCAATACAGCCTGATGCACAAGCAAGACTGGTTCCTGCAATGCGCCCATCAGGCGCAGGAAAATCTTCCCGGTTTTTTGGCAGAAAGCAGTGCCGGCCATTTCCAGGGCAGGCCATTTCTACAGCATGAATGCTACCTCATGCTCTGCAAAAAACCAAGCGGCAGGAAAACCAGCAGTTCCTTGTTTTGCAACCTGCTTAAGAAAACCATCGTGCCCAGCGAGTTTTTGAAGCCAACAGCATTTGATGCGTTTCTGGGCCAGGTCAGTCAATTCAAGCGCATCCTGGAAGACTGCGGACTCATTAAACTCAAACGGCTCAAGACCCCTGAGCTGGAAAGTTACCGGCGCAAATCAGGCCTGATTGAGCGGTACTGCAGCCTGTCTGAAAATCCTGAGGAGTTTCTTTACAAGGACATCTCCTTTGATGACAGCATACAAATTGGCGATCAGTTTGCACTGCTGTATACTTTGGGCGATGCCGCAGACCTGCCCCAAGTCTGCGGACCAAGAATTACCTATGATAAATTCTCTACTGATAAAACCAGGTTCCCTATCGGTTTCGCCGGATCGCTGGGACTGCTGTTGAGCTGTAACCATATTTATAATCAGTACCTGTTTATTGATGATCCCCAGGCAAGCTTAAAAAAGATTGAAAGCAAGAGACTGCGCCTGCAATCCCTATCAGGTTACTCCCGGGAAAATACCATTGCCAGGGATGCCAGCAATGACTTCTTAAATGAGGCCATCATTCAGCAGCGCCTGCCCCTCAAAGCACATTTCAATATACTGGTCTGGACCAATCGCAAAGCAGAACTCGCCGAACTGAGAAATAAAGTTTGTGCTGCACTCGCTCAAATGGATGCTGCAGCTAAACCCGAACTGATTGGTGCAGCGCAGATCTGGTGGGCTGGTATTCCAGGAAATGCTGCCGACTTCCCGATGAACGAAACTTTAGACATTTTTGCCGAGCAGGCATGTTGCTTTTTAAATCTGGAAAGCAATTACCGAAGTGTAAAAGCCAATCAAGGTATTCGTTTCTGTGACCGATTAAGCGGCCGCCCCATCTACATCGACCTGTTTGATGAACCCCGGACTTCGGGTATAGCCTCCAATATGGGCGTGCTGGTCTGCGGAAGCTCAGGGGGTGGAAAGAGCATGACCATCAACCATATACTCAGCACCCTGTACCAGCAGGGGGCACATTGCGTAACTGTAGACATCGGTGGCAGTTACAAAGGATTGTGTGAGTTGGTCGGAGGTTATTATTTTACGTACACCGAGGATGAGCCCATCCGCTTCAATCCCTTTTACCTGCCTGAAGGAAACGGACTAGATACCGAGAAAAAAGAAAGTTTAAAGGCGCTGCTCATCTCCTTATGGAAACAGGAACACGACCCTTTCAACCGCAGTGAATATGTGGCCTTGTCAAATGCCCTGCAGGGATATTACGATGAATTGAAAAAAGATCAGGAAATATTCCCATGCTTTAACACCTTTTACGATTTCCTGCAAAACAAATATGCCGGGCTGCTTCAACAACACAAGGTAAAAGACAAGGATTTTGACCTGGACAATTTCCTGTACGTCCTGCGCCCCTACTATCAGGGAGGAGAATTTGATTATTTGCTCAATGCCCGCGGGAACCTGGACCTGCTGCAACAGCCATTTATTGTTATTGAGCTGGACAACATCAAGGATCACCCGATTCTGTTTCCTGTAGTGACACTGATTGTCATGGAGCTTTTCATTTCGAAAATACGCAAGCTACCCGGTGTACGCAAAATACTCACCATTGACGAAGCCTGGAAGGCCATTGCTAAATCTGGGATGGCTGAATTTCTGAAATACGCCTTTAAGACCATCCGCAAATTCAATGGAATACCTATTGTCATCACGCAGGAACTCGATGATCTGATCAGTTCGCCGGTCATTAAAGATGCCATCATTAACAATGCCGACATCAAAATCCTGATGGACATGCGTAAGTTCCTCCACAAGTTTGATAAACTCCAAAGCGCCCTGGGTTTGTCTGACAAATCCAAAACGATCCTCCTCTCAGTGAATAAGGACAACAGGGAGATTTTCATTGAGATTGGGGGGCAAAGGGCAAAGGTTTACAAAAATGAACTCTGTCCTGAAGAATATTATGCCTACACCACCGAAGGAAGGGAAAGGGTTCTGGTCAGCACTTCAGCAGAAAAGCATGGCAGTATGGAGGCCGGAATAACCGCACTGATTAAAGACAAAAACAACAATTAA